The Thiomonas sp. FB-Cd genome includes a window with the following:
- a CDS encoding type III pantothenate kinase, with product MALLLLDIGNTRLKWGLWARGHAGPEPDLLAHGAMSQQSIETLAAVLEEHGRVNAAIGCAVAGAMATARVDAQLAILGLNCQWIHSAIRQCGVRNGYTMPGLLGTDRWAALIGARARHAAEPVLVISVGTAVTVDCLAADGRFLGGVILPGFGLMLKALEMGTAGLNVPEGELREFPNNTSDALMTGGALAISGAARQMHERLSRLEGRPPIVLLTGGAAPKLELALGLPHVTIEHLVFEGLLCIARTRGLIHGA from the coding sequence ATGGCGCTACTTCTGCTTGATATTGGCAACACCCGCTTGAAATGGGGCCTCTGGGCACGCGGTCACGCCGGTCCCGAACCGGACTTGCTGGCCCACGGAGCGATGTCCCAGCAGTCCATAGAGACTCTGGCAGCAGTGCTCGAAGAGCACGGCCGCGTGAATGCCGCGATTGGCTGTGCGGTGGCCGGCGCCATGGCCACCGCACGCGTGGATGCGCAACTCGCAATCCTGGGCCTGAACTGCCAATGGATCCATTCCGCGATCCGGCAATGTGGCGTGCGCAACGGCTACACCATGCCGGGCCTGCTCGGCACGGACCGCTGGGCAGCGCTGATCGGCGCAAGGGCGCGGCATGCGGCCGAGCCGGTCCTCGTCATCAGCGTGGGCACGGCAGTCACGGTCGATTGCCTTGCGGCGGACGGGCGATTTCTCGGCGGCGTCATCCTGCCCGGCTTCGGATTGATGCTCAAGGCCTTGGAGATGGGCACGGCGGGTCTCAACGTGCCCGAAGGCGAGTTACGCGAATTCCCCAACAATACAAGTGATGCTTTGATGACAGGAGGGGCGCTTGCCATCTCGGGTGCAGCCCGTCAAATGCATGAGCGCCTGAGCAGGCTCGAGGGCCGACCACCCATCGTCCTTCTGACGGGGGGCGCCGCGCCAAAGTTGGAACTGGCGCTGGGCTTGCCGCATGTAACCATCGAGCATTTGGTCTTCGAAGGCCTGCTCTGCATTGCCCGCACGCGGGGTCTTATTCACGGTGCTTGA
- a CDS encoding gamma-butyrobetaine hydroxylase-like domain-containing protein — MPTQLTVHRQSRNLEIAFDDGMQFRIPFELMRVYSPSAEVRGHGPGQETLQTGKRDVIIDALEAVGNYAVQPTFSDGHDTGIFTWEYLYFLGKEQDRLWNDYLARLDASQLDRDASMPGASPSGSSCSHGGPHEH; from the coding sequence ATGCCAACGCAGCTAACGGTGCATCGCCAGTCCCGTAATCTGGAGATTGCCTTCGATGACGGAATGCAGTTTCGCATCCCGTTTGAGCTGATGCGCGTGTATTCGCCATCGGCCGAGGTACGCGGCCACGGCCCCGGGCAAGAGACCTTGCAGACGGGTAAGCGCGACGTCATCATTGACGCGTTGGAAGCCGTGGGTAATTATGCCGTACAGCCGACTTTTTCCGATGGGCACGACACCGGCATCTTCACCTGGGAATACCTTTACTTCCTTGGCAAGGAGCAGGATCGCCTCTGGAACGATTACTTGGCCCGCCTGGATGCGTCGCAACTCGACCGCGACGCATCGATGCCGGGGGCGTCCCCTTCTGGCAGTTCCTGCAGCCACGGGGGGCCGCATGAGCACTGA
- the ubiE gene encoding bifunctional demethylmenaquinone methyltransferase/2-methoxy-6-polyprenyl-1,4-benzoquinol methylase UbiE — MSTDGSEGTTHFGFETVPEQEKSQRVAQVFDSVAPRYDLMNDLMSAGLHRAWKAFCVAVAGVRPGHRVLDIASGTGDLARAFAPQVEPGGLVVATDINASMLAEGRRRLEDAGLCVPAALCDAEALPFPSASFDRVSVAFGLRNMTHKERALSEMYRVLKPGGKLLVLEFSRPWEPLRGAYDFYSFQILPRLGKMVAGDADSYRYLAESIRQHPDQRTLKGMMEQAGFAKVDWNNLSAGVVALHIGLKA; from the coding sequence ATGAGCACTGATGGCAGCGAAGGCACCACCCACTTCGGCTTTGAGACGGTCCCCGAGCAGGAGAAATCGCAACGCGTGGCGCAGGTGTTCGACTCGGTCGCCCCACGCTACGACCTGATGAATGATTTGATGAGCGCGGGCCTGCACCGTGCATGGAAGGCATTCTGCGTCGCAGTCGCCGGCGTACGCCCCGGCCACCGCGTACTCGACATCGCCTCCGGCACAGGTGACTTGGCGCGAGCCTTCGCGCCCCAGGTCGAGCCCGGCGGCTTGGTTGTGGCCACCGACATCAACGCCTCCATGTTGGCTGAAGGCCGCAGGCGACTTGAAGATGCCGGGCTGTGTGTTCCTGCAGCGCTGTGCGATGCTGAAGCGCTGCCTTTCCCAAGTGCCAGCTTCGACCGCGTTAGCGTGGCTTTCGGCTTGCGCAACATGACGCACAAGGAACGGGCGCTGTCGGAGATGTACCGCGTGCTCAAGCCAGGAGGGAAGTTGCTTGTCCTGGAGTTCTCGCGGCCTTGGGAGCCGCTACGCGGTGCGTATGATTTTTATTCGTTTCAGATCTTGCCGCGCCTGGGCAAGATGGTCGCCGGTGATGCGGACAGCTACCGCTACCTGGCCGAGTCGATCCGTCAGCACCCCGACCAGCGCACCCTGAAAGGGATGATGGAGCAGGCGGGCTTTGCGAAGGTTGATTGGAACAATCTTTCCGCTGGTGTCGTGGCGTTGCATATCGGCCTCAAGGCGTGA
- a CDS encoding Tim44 domain-containing protein, with the protein MTKFSALPLLIITLSLVLASSIFTGDAQAKRLGGGRSLGTQRSSLPTRPQTVPPVATRPPAAANPAALQPRPASRWGGLLGGLAAGIGLAALFHALGLGAAGASIMTALLIAGLAVWVLMMLLRFSRRSATLRQPHPAGMPLGAYDAGQLGQESYQSVQRFEDMRPASSDPARSDAGIPDGFDQRAFLNKAREHYYLLQQAWDAGDLPRIESYTTSEMFAQLRSEIERRGAIPNKTDVVTLEAVLLDLHEDDGQYLASVEFSGLVREESWGGAQPVREIWNLVKPTTGTSGWLLAGIQQLA; encoded by the coding sequence ATGACGAAATTCTCGGCCCTTCCTCTTCTCATCATTACCCTCAGCCTCGTACTGGCCTCAAGCATCTTTACAGGTGACGCGCAGGCCAAGCGCTTGGGTGGTGGCAGGAGTCTGGGCACTCAGAGGAGCAGCCTGCCGACCCGGCCGCAGACTGTGCCGCCCGTGGCGACACGCCCGCCTGCAGCGGCAAACCCGGCGGCGCTGCAACCGCGCCCTGCAAGCCGCTGGGGCGGCCTGCTCGGAGGCTTGGCAGCCGGTATTGGCTTGGCTGCACTATTCCATGCGCTGGGGCTCGGTGCGGCGGGCGCGTCCATCATGACGGCACTTCTGATTGCGGGTCTGGCCGTATGGGTCTTGATGATGCTGCTGCGGTTCTCGCGCCGAAGTGCCACGCTGCGCCAGCCGCACCCGGCGGGGATGCCACTGGGCGCCTATGATGCAGGACAGCTTGGCCAGGAATCGTATCAGTCTGTCCAGCGCTTTGAAGACATGCGTCCGGCCTCAAGCGATCCAGCCAGGAGCGACGCTGGAATCCCCGATGGTTTCGACCAGCGTGCCTTCCTGAACAAGGCACGGGAGCACTATTACCTTTTGCAGCAGGCTTGGGATGCGGGCGATTTGCCGCGCATCGAGTCGTACACCACCTCGGAAATGTTTGCTCAACTGCGCAGCGAAATTGAGCGGCGAGGTGCGATACCCAACAAAACCGATGTTGTGACCCTTGAGGCGGTGCTGCTCGATTTGCATGAAGACGACGGCCAATATCTGGCGAGCGTGGAATTTTCTGGCCTGGTCCGCGAAGAGAGCTGGGGTGGCGCGCAGCCGGTGCGCGAGATCTGGAATCTGGTCAAACCGACGACAGGAACGTCTGGCTGGCTGCTCGCGGGAATTCAGCAACTGGCTTGA
- a CDS encoding SCP2 domain-containing protein — MPRIQELPAFSLPTAIQHALLPRVVRAINHLIEREPQASSRLRMHAGKQVMLRAPSVRVMLAVAQDGAFEVHQADAHDQPPALRLDVDASAMLAAKMRGQPLGLTGVHITGDAEFAQTMSWLMANLRWDAEDDLADLIGDVGAHRVARAARGLMGEVRRLRHQLEGDARDWVAESPRALVGRGEFTTCSAQVAQLRDAVARLDKRITLLARHARSLQS; from the coding sequence ATGCCCCGTATCCAAGAACTTCCAGCATTCTCTTTGCCCACGGCGATCCAGCACGCCCTGCTGCCCCGCGTCGTTCGTGCAATCAACCATTTGATCGAACGGGAACCGCAGGCAAGTTCCCGCTTGCGGATGCACGCGGGCAAGCAGGTGATGCTGCGGGCGCCCTCGGTGCGGGTGATGTTGGCCGTGGCTCAGGATGGAGCTTTTGAAGTCCACCAAGCCGATGCGCATGATCAACCCCCAGCCTTGCGCCTGGACGTGGACGCCTCTGCGATGCTGGCGGCCAAGATGCGCGGCCAGCCTTTGGGACTGACAGGGGTGCATATCACGGGGGATGCCGAGTTCGCGCAGACCATGTCTTGGCTGATGGCAAACCTGCGCTGGGACGCAGAAGACGATCTGGCTGATCTGATCGGGGACGTAGGCGCTCATCGCGTCGCGCGCGCTGCGCGGGGCTTGATGGGCGAAGTTCGGCGCCTCCGCCACCAGTTGGAGGGCGACGCGCGCGACTGGGTGGCTGAGTCGCCGCGGGCGCTGGTGGGCCGTGGCGAATTCACGACCTGTAGCGCCCAGGTCGCGCAGTTGCGCGACGCCGTGGCGCGGCTGGACAAGCGCATCACCCTGTTAGCGCGCCATGCGCGCAGCCTGCAGAGCTAA
- the ubiB gene encoding ubiquinone biosynthesis regulatory protein kinase UbiB, with product MRRLLRLLRITTVAHRYGLDQLVLSGFRHRWLRALARVLALGRKLDAPRGQRLRLALENLGPIFVKFGQMLSTRRDLLPLDIADELAKLQDRVPPFDSALAVAQIEKALGKPVAELFSSFSRTPVASASIAQVHFAVLPPEQGGHEVAVKVLRLGMRAIIDQDLDLMRTLAAWIERAWTDGKRLKPREVVEEFDKYLHDELDLVREAANAAQLRRNMDGLGLVLIPQMYWDLCTENVIVMERMHGVPISQIARLRTAGVDIRKLAQSGVEIFFTQVFRDGFFHADMHPGNIMVSLAPETFGWYIALDFGIIGTLSEYDKDYLAQNFIAFFQRDYRRVAELHLESGWVPGEVRVEELEAAVRTVCEPQFERPLKDISLGQILMRLFQVSRRFKVEIQPQLVLLQKTLLNVEGLGRQLDPELDLWSTAQPFLRRWMQSQVGWRALRDHLRKEAPRFAQFFPALPRLIHNALEQAQKPADRDTARQLLQEQRRTNAMLQGLIGFFAGLLVFLILLALWNARVWLGA from the coding sequence ATGCGACGTCTGCTGCGCTTGTTGCGCATTACAACGGTCGCCCATCGGTATGGGCTCGACCAGCTCGTACTGAGTGGCTTTCGCCACCGCTGGCTGCGCGCGTTGGCGCGCGTGCTGGCCCTCGGCCGCAAGCTCGACGCTCCACGGGGCCAGCGCCTGCGCCTGGCGCTCGAGAATTTGGGCCCGATCTTTGTGAAATTCGGGCAGATGCTGTCGACCCGCCGAGACCTGCTACCGCTGGATATCGCCGACGAACTGGCGAAGCTGCAGGATCGGGTGCCCCCCTTCGATTCAGCACTTGCCGTGGCACAAATCGAAAAGGCTCTGGGCAAGCCGGTCGCCGAACTCTTTTCCAGCTTCAGCCGTACACCGGTGGCCAGCGCCTCCATTGCGCAAGTGCACTTCGCCGTCCTTCCGCCAGAACAAGGCGGCCACGAAGTGGCGGTGAAGGTGCTTCGGCTTGGCATGCGTGCAATCATCGACCAAGATCTTGACCTGATGCGCACGTTGGCTGCCTGGATCGAGCGCGCTTGGACGGACGGCAAGCGCCTGAAGCCACGTGAGGTGGTGGAGGAGTTCGACAAATACCTGCACGACGAACTCGACCTCGTGCGTGAAGCGGCCAACGCTGCACAACTGCGCCGCAATATGGACGGCTTGGGCCTGGTGCTAATCCCGCAAATGTACTGGGATCTATGCACGGAAAACGTCATCGTGATGGAACGCATGCACGGTGTGCCAATCAGCCAAATCGCCCGTTTGCGCACGGCCGGTGTGGACATCCGCAAACTGGCACAAAGTGGAGTGGAAATCTTTTTTACGCAGGTATTTCGCGATGGTTTTTTCCACGCCGATATGCACCCCGGCAACATCATGGTCAGTCTCGCCCCCGAGACGTTCGGCTGGTATATCGCGCTGGATTTCGGCATCATCGGCACCCTGTCTGAGTACGACAAGGACTATCTGGCGCAGAACTTCATCGCCTTTTTTCAACGCGATTACCGGCGTGTGGCCGAGTTGCATTTGGAGTCAGGCTGGGTTCCGGGGGAGGTGCGCGTCGAAGAGCTTGAAGCAGCCGTGCGTACCGTGTGTGAGCCGCAGTTCGAACGACCGCTGAAGGACATTTCACTGGGCCAAATCCTGATGCGTTTGTTCCAAGTCTCGCGCCGCTTCAAGGTCGAAATACAGCCCCAGCTCGTGCTGCTGCAAAAGACGCTGCTCAATGTGGAGGGTCTGGGGCGTCAGCTGGACCCCGAACTGGATCTGTGGAGCACCGCGCAGCCGTTTCTCCGGCGCTGGATGCAAAGCCAGGTGGGCTGGCGCGCCCTTCGCGATCACCTGCGAAAGGAGGCGCCGCGATTTGCCCAGTTTTTCCCTGCCCTGCCACGGCTCATCCACAATGCGCTGGAACAGGCACAGAAGCCGGCTGATCGCGACACGGCCCGCCAGCTGCTCCAAGAACAGCGCCGCACCAACGCCATGCTGCAGGGCCTGATCGGCTTCTTCGCCGGATTGCTTGTGTTCCTGATTTTGCTCGCCCTATGGAATGCGCGCGTTTGGCTCGGCGCCTGA
- a CDS encoding aldo/keto reductase: MDYVDLACGERWPALGLGTWHFGEDARLQAQEAACVREALDLGYRVIDTAEMYGEGGAERIVGKALADAMRAGVVKREKVFIVSKVYPHNASLRGVQLACDRSLRRLGLDHVDLYLLHWRGSVPLAETVDGFAQLAAAGKIRHWGVSNFDLDDLRELMCTSNGTQCTANQVYYAASSRGVEFELLPWMRQHALPLMAYSPLDCGNLARDMRLQALAQPLGLSAAQLALAWVLRQPGVMAIPKAGRPEHLRENLRAAEFALASSTLEAIDQLFPPPRDKQTLAMI; this comes from the coding sequence ATGGACTACGTGGACCTTGCTTGCGGTGAACGGTGGCCGGCGCTCGGCCTCGGCACGTGGCACTTCGGCGAGGACGCCCGGCTCCAGGCGCAAGAGGCAGCTTGCGTGCGCGAAGCGCTGGACCTTGGCTATCGGGTGATTGACACCGCTGAGATGTATGGCGAGGGCGGAGCCGAGCGCATCGTGGGCAAAGCGCTGGCCGACGCCATGCGCGCTGGAGTTGTCAAGCGCGAAAAGGTTTTCATCGTCAGCAAAGTCTATCCGCACAACGCCAGCTTGCGTGGCGTGCAACTGGCGTGCGATCGAAGCCTACGCCGATTGGGATTGGACCATGTCGACCTGTACCTCCTGCATTGGCGAGGCAGCGTGCCGCTGGCTGAGACTGTCGATGGCTTCGCACAACTGGCTGCCGCGGGCAAGATTCGCCATTGGGGCGTGAGCAATTTCGATCTGGATGACCTGCGCGAATTGATGTGCACGTCGAATGGCACGCAGTGCACGGCGAACCAGGTCTATTACGCAGCCAGCAGCCGCGGCGTGGAGTTTGAACTTTTGCCATGGATGCGACAGCACGCGCTGCCCCTCATGGCCTATAGCCCGCTCGACTGTGGCAATCTTGCGCGGGACATGCGGCTGCAGGCGCTTGCCCAACCGCTCGGTTTGAGCGCTGCGCAACTCGCGCTGGCGTGGGTGTTGCGCCAGCCAGGCGTCATGGCCATCCCGAAGGCAGGCCGACCCGAGCACTTGCGCGAGAACCTCCGCGCAGCGGAGTTTGCGCTAGCCTCCTCGACCCTCGAAGCGATTGACCAGCTATTCCCTCCGCCCCGTGACAAGCAGACGTTGGCCATGATTTGA
- the icmF gene encoding fused isobutyryl-CoA mutase/GTPase IcmF — protein MTDLSESKVLAAYRPQRRLRFVTAASLFDGHDAAINIMRRILIAMGAEVIHLGHNRSVDEIVTAAIQEDAHAIAISSYQGGHVEFFQYMIDRLRSLGAAHVQVFGGGGGVIVPDEIATLQAYGVARIYSPEDGQRLGLQGMIGDMLARADRPLPSLPSGTLQDAIRHDEQALARLISELEAGVADPALVRTLHEQAEAAHGIVLGVTGTGGAGKSSLVDEIIRRARLDQDDVLRIAVISIDPSRRKSGGALLGDRIRMNAIGPWPRAGGSGSAGVYVRSLATREAGKEISTALPEAVAACKAAGFDLIIVETSGIGQGDAAIVAHVDLSLYVMTPEFGAASQLEKIDMLDFADFVAINKFDRKGAMDALRDVAKQVQRNREAWNAKPEDMPVFGTMASRFNDDGVTALYQAIVLGLHSRGMRLQQGRLPRVGTRHSTHQTPIVPPARSRYLAEIADTVRGYHRVVAEQTRLAREAQQLRESGRMLHEAIPHKTAAVQAVSDLAEQREARMLPQARKLLAMWPQMQQAYADDVYVVKIRDKEIRTQLTHTTLSGTRIRKVVLPRWSDHGELLRWLMLDNVPGSFPYTAGTFAFKRENEDPTRMFAGEGDAFRTNRRFKLLSQGMPAKRLSTAFDSVTLYGSDPDRRPDIYGKVGNSGVSIATLDDMKALYDGFDLCDPATSVSMTINGPAPTILAMFLNAANDQQLDKFVRDNRRDPTDDEAQKIRAWVLENVRGTVQADILKEDQGQNTCIFSTEFSLKVMGDIQEYFIHHKVRNFYSVSISGYHIAEAGANPISQLAFTLSNGFTFVEAYLARGMHVDDFAPNLSFFFSNGMDPEYSVLGRVARRIWAVAMRDRYGANERSQKLKYHVQTSGRSLHAQEVDFNDIRTTLQALIAIYDNCNSLHTNAFDEAITTPTEESVRRAMAIQLIINREWGLAKCENPNQGAFIIEELTDLVEEAVLKEFEAIAERGGVLGAMETGYQRGKIQEESMHYEMLKHSGELPIVGVNTFINPHGDPVPTKLELARSTPQEKESQLGRLADFCARHAADGPTMLQTLKQAVIDNGNVFAVLMDAVRVCSLGQITTALFEVGGQYRRSM, from the coding sequence ATGACTGACCTTTCCGAATCCAAAGTCCTGGCTGCCTATCGTCCGCAGCGGCGTCTGCGCTTTGTCACCGCGGCGTCGCTGTTTGACGGTCACGATGCGGCGATCAACATCATGCGCCGCATCCTCATCGCCATGGGCGCCGAAGTCATTCATCTCGGGCACAACCGTTCCGTGGACGAAATTGTCACGGCAGCCATCCAGGAAGATGCGCACGCGATTGCCATCTCCAGCTACCAGGGTGGCCACGTGGAGTTCTTCCAGTACATGATCGACCGTCTCCGATCCCTTGGCGCGGCGCACGTACAAGTATTCGGAGGTGGCGGCGGCGTCATTGTTCCCGATGAAATTGCCACGTTGCAGGCCTATGGTGTTGCGCGCATCTACAGCCCGGAAGATGGGCAGCGTCTTGGCTTGCAAGGCATGATTGGCGACATGCTTGCGCGCGCCGACAGGCCGCTGCCATCGCTGCCCTCTGGGACTTTGCAAGACGCGATCCGGCACGACGAGCAGGCGCTGGCGCGCTTGATCTCCGAGTTGGAGGCGGGCGTCGCCGATCCAGCGCTTGTGCGCACGTTGCATGAGCAAGCAGAAGCGGCGCACGGCATCGTGTTGGGCGTGACGGGTACTGGTGGCGCTGGGAAGAGTAGCCTGGTAGATGAGATCATCCGGCGCGCACGGCTCGATCAGGATGACGTCCTGCGCATTGCAGTGATCAGCATCGATCCGTCGCGGCGGAAGTCCGGCGGCGCGCTGCTTGGCGACCGCATCCGCATGAATGCCATTGGCCCATGGCCGCGCGCGGGCGGCAGTGGCTCGGCTGGGGTGTACGTGCGCAGCCTGGCGACGCGCGAAGCGGGCAAGGAAATCAGCACAGCCCTGCCGGAGGCGGTGGCCGCGTGCAAAGCTGCGGGGTTTGATTTGATCATTGTCGAGACCTCGGGGATCGGGCAAGGGGACGCGGCCATCGTGGCGCATGTGGACCTGAGCTTGTACGTCATGACTCCAGAATTCGGTGCCGCCAGTCAGCTCGAGAAAATCGACATGCTGGACTTCGCAGATTTCGTCGCGATCAACAAGTTCGACCGCAAGGGCGCGATGGACGCGCTGCGCGATGTGGCCAAGCAGGTCCAGCGCAACCGCGAGGCATGGAACGCGAAGCCTGAGGACATGCCCGTCTTTGGCACCATGGCGAGCCGGTTCAATGATGACGGGGTGACCGCCCTGTACCAAGCCATCGTGCTGGGCCTGCACAGTCGGGGCATGCGCTTGCAGCAGGGTCGGCTTCCGCGCGTGGGGACCCGCCACAGCACCCATCAGACGCCGATCGTGCCGCCGGCGCGTAGCCGCTATTTGGCAGAAATCGCCGACACCGTCCGCGGCTATCACCGTGTCGTTGCTGAGCAGACGCGCCTCGCGCGCGAGGCACAGCAATTGCGCGAGTCGGGGCGCATGCTGCATGAGGCCATTCCGCACAAAACTGCGGCGGTGCAGGCTGTCAGCGACCTGGCCGAGCAGCGCGAAGCGCGCATGCTTCCGCAGGCGCGCAAGCTGCTCGCCATGTGGCCGCAAATGCAGCAGGCCTATGCGGACGACGTGTACGTGGTGAAAATCCGGGATAAGGAAATCCGCACCCAGCTGACTCACACGACCTTGTCGGGAACACGCATCCGCAAGGTGGTGCTGCCGCGCTGGTCCGACCACGGCGAACTGCTGCGGTGGCTGATGCTCGACAACGTGCCGGGTAGTTTCCCCTACACGGCGGGAACCTTTGCGTTCAAGCGTGAGAACGAGGACCCGACCCGGATGTTTGCAGGCGAGGGTGATGCATTCCGGACCAACCGGCGCTTCAAGCTCTTGTCGCAAGGGATGCCGGCAAAGCGACTATCCACGGCGTTCGATTCAGTCACGCTGTATGGCTCAGACCCGGACCGGCGGCCAGACATTTATGGCAAGGTTGGCAACTCGGGAGTGTCGATCGCCACCTTGGATGACATGAAGGCGCTCTACGATGGCTTCGACCTGTGCGACCCCGCAACGTCGGTGAGTATGACCATCAACGGTCCTGCCCCCACCATCCTGGCAATGTTTCTCAATGCGGCCAATGACCAGCAACTCGACAAGTTCGTGCGGGACAACCGGCGAGACCCCACTGATGATGAGGCTCAGAAAATCCGTGCCTGGGTGCTGGAAAACGTCCGCGGTACGGTGCAGGCCGATATCCTGAAGGAAGACCAGGGTCAAAACACCTGCATCTTCTCCACGGAGTTCTCGCTCAAGGTCATGGGCGACATCCAAGAGTATTTCATCCACCACAAAGTCCGCAACTTTTATTCGGTGAGCATTTCCGGCTATCACATTGCCGAAGCCGGAGCAAACCCGATCAGCCAGCTGGCGTTCACCTTGAGCAACGGATTCACCTTCGTTGAGGCCTACCTTGCTCGCGGCATGCATGTTGACGATTTTGCCCCCAATCTGAGCTTTTTCTTCAGCAACGGGATGGATCCCGAGTACAGCGTGCTTGGCCGTGTGGCGCGGCGCATCTGGGCCGTGGCAATGCGCGACCGCTACGGCGCCAACGAACGAAGCCAGAAGCTCAAGTACCACGTGCAGACGAGCGGTCGCAGTCTGCATGCGCAGGAGGTTGACTTCAATGACATCCGCACAACGCTGCAAGCGCTCATTGCGATCTATGACAACTGCAACAGCTTGCATACCAACGCGTTCGATGAGGCCATCACCACACCAACGGAGGAGAGCGTCCGTCGTGCGATGGCCATCCAACTCATCATCAACCGCGAGTGGGGCCTGGCCAAGTGTGAAAACCCCAACCAGGGCGCGTTCATCATTGAGGAATTGACCGATCTGGTCGAAGAAGCCGTGCTCAAGGAATTCGAGGCCATCGCTGAACGTGGCGGTGTATTGGGAGCGATGGAAACCGGCTATCAGCGCGGCAAAATTCAGGAGGAGAGCATGCATTATGAAATGCTCAAGCACTCCGGAGAGCTTCCCATTGTCGGCGTCAACACCTTCATCAATCCGCACGGTGATCCAGTTCCCACAAAGCTGGAGTTGGCCCGATCCACCCCGCAGGAGAAGGAATCCCAACTCGGGCGCTTGGCCGATTTCTGTGCCCGTCACGCAGCGGATGGGCCGACTATGTTGCAGACCCTCAAGCAGGCCGTGATCGACAATGGCAACGTATTCGCGGTGCTCATGGACGCCGTGCGCGTATGCAGCCTCGGACAAATTACGACGGCCTTATTTGAAGTCGGAGGCCAATACAGGCGCAGCATGTAG
- a CDS encoding DDE-type integrase/transposase/recombinase — protein MNTTRLETIGQVREFLAGICDVELQVVQDEAERRRFVERTLRWFGYFRRPRSERGLLFAYVQRVSGYSRAHVIRLIAQYRESGTLEQRERGTRTQFPRRYTDEDVALLAALDSLHDTLSGAATRALAQRAWRVYDDARYARLAQISVSHLYNLRAGQAYRERRQTWTKTRPSPVAIAVRKAPAPNGLPGYIRIDTVHQGDLDGLKGVYHVNAVDIVTQWEVVAAVERISEAYLLPVIQMLLESFPFAIRGFHSDGGSESINRDVARLLEKLRIEFTRSRPRQTNDNALAECKNGAVVRKVMGDGHIPQKHATAINRFHEDALNPDLNFHRACYFAVDTVDARGRIRKTYPSEPIMTPWDRLRSIPDFEQYLKPGITAQASCLFAPTLDAVLAR, from the coding sequence ATGAATACGACAAGGCTGGAGACGATCGGGCAAGTCCGGGAGTTCCTGGCAGGGATCTGCGACGTTGAGCTGCAGGTCGTTCAGGACGAGGCTGAGCGACGGCGGTTCGTGGAGCGCACGCTGCGTTGGTTCGGCTATTTTCGGCGGCCTCGCAGCGAGCGCGGCCTGCTGTTCGCCTATGTGCAGCGGGTCTCGGGCTACTCACGTGCCCACGTCATTCGGCTCATTGCGCAGTACCGTGAGAGCGGCACGCTCGAGCAGCGTGAGCGTGGCACGCGCACGCAATTCCCACGTCGCTACACGGACGAGGATGTCGCACTGCTGGCCGCATTGGACAGCCTGCACGACACGCTCTCGGGGGCGGCCACGCGAGCGCTGGCGCAGCGTGCCTGGCGGGTCTATGACGATGCGCGCTACGCACGCTTGGCGCAGATCTCGGTGTCGCATCTGTACAACCTGCGTGCAGGCCAGGCGTACCGCGAGCGGCGCCAGACCTGGACGAAGACGCGGCCCAGCCCGGTGGCGATCGCGGTGAGGAAGGCGCCGGCGCCCAACGGCCTGCCGGGCTACATCCGCATCGATACCGTCCACCAAGGCGATCTGGACGGGCTCAAGGGCGTCTACCACGTCAACGCGGTGGACATCGTCACCCAGTGGGAGGTCGTGGCCGCCGTCGAGCGCATCAGCGAGGCGTACCTGCTGCCGGTCATTCAGATGCTGCTGGAGAGCTTCCCCTTCGCGATACGGGGCTTTCATTCCGATGGCGGCAGCGAGTCCATCAACCGCGACGTGGCCCGCCTGCTCGAGAAGCTGCGCATCGAGTTCACCCGCTCGCGCCCGCGCCAGACCAACGACAACGCGCTGGCCGAATGCAAGAACGGCGCGGTGGTACGCAAAGTCATGGGTGATGGTCACATCCCGCAGAAGCACGCGACAGCGATCAACCGCTTCCACGAGGATGCACTCAATCCCGATCTGAACTTCCACCGGGCCTGCTACTTCGCGGTCGACACGGTGGATGCACGCGGGCGTATCCGCAAGACGTACCCGAGCGAGCCGATCATGACGCCGTGGGACCGGCTGCGCTCAATCCCGGACTTCGAGCAGTACCTCAAGCCCGGCATCACCGCCCAGGCAAGCTGCCTCTTCGCTCCGACGCTAGATGCAGTGCTAGCTCGCTAG